Proteins encoded by one window of Collimonas fungivorans:
- a CDS encoding GNAT family N-acetyltransferase, whose protein sequence is MTVLMLRPPVAADYAAVASWIPDAEACVRWAGPQLAYPFDAGALPQLLAVEHGASYALCDAQAALLGFGQYRLRQPGTAHLCRIIVAPEARGQGMGKALCRLLIDEASRATAADAVTLRVYRDNLAAYAVYLDLGFVPTDEEADAEVLMMKLTLKA, encoded by the coding sequence ATGACCGTATTGATGTTGAGGCCGCCTGTTGCAGCGGATTATGCCGCCGTCGCCTCCTGGATCCCCGATGCCGAGGCTTGCGTGCGCTGGGCCGGTCCGCAGCTGGCGTATCCGTTTGACGCCGGCGCATTGCCGCAATTGCTGGCGGTAGAGCACGGCGCCAGTTACGCTCTGTGCGACGCGCAGGCCGCTTTGCTCGGCTTCGGCCAGTACCGCTTGCGTCAGCCCGGAACGGCGCACTTGTGCCGCATCATCGTCGCTCCCGAGGCGCGCGGCCAAGGCATGGGCAAGGCGTTATGCCGCTTGCTGATTGATGAAGCAAGCCGTGCGACTGCGGCGGACGCCGTGACACTGCGCGTTTATCGCGATAACCTTGCCGCTTACGCAGTTTATCTGGACCTGGGATTTGTCCCGACCGACGAGGAAGCGGACGCCGAAGTGCTCATGATGAAATTGACGCTCAAGGCCTGA
- a CDS encoding acyltransferase family protein: protein MALDDSRNFRIDLLRGIAISLVLVLHYHLSYALTNSPLALLFSKEAIKAVAVNGNYGVTMFFAISGYLITSTAIKRYGSLGEVNLRRFYVFRLARIMPCLLVALAAIVILGLLGQPAFMNSAQHGWPDVGYPLAVLSVLTFWHNVLMQHAWYFNYAMNIYWSLSVEEVFYLVFPLLCFGLKREWAIASVWILAIVIGPVYRSFHASDEIYFMYAYAACFDAVAFGCCAALFAARNRLQGKAGALIQLAAACLVAVTYLRGIIGHEVFGFSLVAAGTAVLLAGSGSRATPAWLRRNRLLAGVRWLGRHSYELYLFHIIVLGLMRSFIPRGTMAYGYKLPLLTLFLAISAIVAGLVARFYSEPVNAWLRAAFLRAPLPPAAVRP from the coding sequence ATGGCTCTTGATGACTCGCGCAACTTCAGGATAGATCTGCTCAGAGGGATTGCCATCAGCCTGGTGCTCGTCCTCCACTATCATCTGTCCTACGCGCTCACCAACAGTCCGCTGGCCTTGCTGTTTTCCAAGGAAGCCATCAAGGCGGTTGCGGTCAACGGCAACTACGGGGTGACGATGTTTTTTGCGATCTCGGGCTACCTGATCACCTCGACTGCCATCAAACGCTATGGCAGCCTCGGCGAGGTCAACCTGCGCCGCTTTTATGTCTTCCGCCTGGCGCGGATCATGCCGTGCCTGCTGGTGGCGCTTGCAGCCATCGTTATCCTGGGGCTGCTCGGGCAGCCCGCGTTCATGAATTCCGCCCAGCACGGCTGGCCGGATGTCGGCTACCCGCTAGCAGTCCTGTCTGTCCTGACCTTCTGGCACAATGTGCTGATGCAGCACGCATGGTATTTCAACTATGCGATGAATATCTACTGGTCGCTGTCGGTGGAAGAGGTGTTCTATCTTGTGTTTCCCCTGCTCTGTTTCGGCTTGAAACGCGAGTGGGCGATCGCCTCGGTATGGATCCTGGCGATTGTGATCGGCCCGGTTTACCGCAGCTTCCATGCCAGTGACGAGATCTATTTCATGTATGCCTACGCGGCCTGTTTCGACGCCGTGGCCTTTGGCTGCTGTGCTGCCTTGTTTGCGGCCAGGAATCGTTTGCAGGGGAAGGCCGGAGCGCTGATCCAGCTTGCCGCGGCCTGCCTGGTCGCCGTCACTTACCTGCGCGGCATCATCGGCCATGAGGTGTTCGGCTTCAGCCTGGTCGCGGCCGGCACCGCCGTCCTGCTGGCAGGGTCCGGCAGCCGCGCCACACCCGCCTGGCTACGGCGCAACCGGCTGCTGGCCGGGGTGCGCTGGCTCGGCAGGCACAGCTATGAGCTGTACCTGTTCCACATCATCGTACTTGGGCTGATGCGCAGCTTCATACCGCGCGGGACCATGGCTTATGGCTACAAGCTGCCGCTGCTGACCCTGTTCCTGGCGATTTCGGCGATCGTCGCCGGCCTTGTCGCCCGATTCTATTCGGAACCGGTGAACGCCTGGCTCAGGGCGGCCTTCCTGCGCGCGCCGCTGCCGCCGGCAGCGGTCAGGCCTTGA
- a CDS encoding GNAT family N-acetyltransferase, with product MRYVDLPGFAHELVYMRPLSRADAPSWYAYLTKPHVLEHTSWHLASMDELQLKFDAMESSDLGAEMRFAIILNDSGALVGTVGFHSVSPLNRTAEIAYDLAPDVWGRGIAAAACNAVVEWGFSHLGVVRIQATTLDTNTRSARVLEKCGFQCEGLLRSFRMVRGNPRDFWIYSRLNPHSAVAET from the coding sequence ATGCGCTACGTTGATCTTCCTGGATTTGCACATGAACTCGTTTACATGCGTCCGCTGAGCCGTGCCGATGCGCCATCCTGGTATGCGTATCTGACCAAACCGCATGTGCTGGAACATACCAGTTGGCATCTCGCTTCAATGGATGAACTGCAGCTGAAATTCGACGCCATGGAATCCTCGGACCTCGGAGCAGAAATGCGGTTCGCGATTATCCTGAATGACTCCGGCGCGCTGGTCGGAACTGTCGGCTTTCATAGCGTATCGCCGCTGAACCGGACAGCGGAAATCGCCTACGACCTTGCCCCCGATGTCTGGGGCAGGGGCATTGCGGCTGCAGCATGCAATGCCGTGGTCGAATGGGGATTCTCGCATCTTGGCGTGGTCCGGATCCAGGCTACCACACTTGACACCAATACGCGGTCAGCCAGGGTATTGGAAAAATGCGGTTTCCAATGCGAGGGCTTGTTGCGCAGTTTCCGCATGGTGCGCGGCAATCCGCGCGATTTCTGGATTTACTCCCGCCTCAATCCGCACTCCGCGGTTGCAGAAACCTAG
- the soxR gene encoding redox-sensitive transcriptional activator SoxR yields the protein MSEILITIGELAKRSGVAASALRFYEEQGLLSSTRESGRQRQFSRDVLRRVAFIRVAQTVGLSLDEIKAALSTLPQKRTPTKQDWERLSRSWHPLLQQRIDTLTALRDQLTSCIGCGCLSLKKCALYNPEDAAKRRGTGPRYLLGDNAATVLADDDSGEYD from the coding sequence ATGAGCGAAATATTGATCACCATCGGCGAACTGGCGAAACGCTCCGGCGTGGCAGCCAGCGCCTTGCGCTTCTATGAAGAACAAGGATTATTGAGCAGCACGCGCGAAAGCGGACGGCAGCGCCAGTTCTCCAGGGACGTATTGCGCCGGGTCGCTTTCATCCGCGTGGCGCAGACAGTCGGCCTCAGTCTCGACGAAATCAAGGCGGCCTTGTCGACATTGCCGCAGAAACGCACGCCAACCAAACAGGATTGGGAACGGCTCTCGCGTTCCTGGCACCCCCTACTCCAGCAGCGCATAGATACACTGACGGCGCTACGTGACCAGCTGACTTCGTGCATCGGCTGCGGCTGCCTTTCGCTGAAAAAGTGCGCGCTATACAATCCAGAAGATGCCGCAAAACGGCGCGGCACGGGACCGCGCTACCTGTTGGGAGACAATGCCGCGACGGTTCTCGCCGACGACGATTCGGGCGAGTATGACTGA
- a CDS encoding GNAT family N-acetyltransferase: MITAIQTVEPQDIPELRSFMERVMRSERVFDDLSLQAELVHNVNQNLDWWSMNSDECCHLKFIQDGQIAGVVLVKNFWNLCSLFVAPELHRQGIGRQLVVAAIQHCRNFTDRSSIRLNAAPNAVVFYEAIGFLPASSTRILPPGFKPMEFHL, translated from the coding sequence ATGATTACCGCCATCCAAACTGTCGAGCCTCAAGATATTCCAGAATTGCGCAGTTTCATGGAACGCGTTATGCGCTCTGAACGCGTATTCGACGATCTCAGCCTGCAAGCCGAACTTGTCCATAACGTGAATCAGAATCTTGACTGGTGGTCGATGAATAGCGATGAATGTTGTCATCTCAAATTCATCCAGGACGGACAGATTGCCGGAGTGGTGTTGGTGAAAAATTTCTGGAACCTATGCAGTTTGTTCGTGGCGCCGGAACTGCATCGGCAGGGTATCGGCCGGCAGCTTGTTGTTGCGGCCATTCAGCATTGCCGCAATTTTACTGACAGGTCGTCGATTCGACTCAATGCCGCGCCCAATGCAGTCGTTTTCTATGAAGCAATCGGCTTCTTGCCGGCAAGCAGTACCAGGATCCTTCCGCCTGGATTTAAACCCATGGAATTTCATCTATGA
- a CDS encoding YXWGXW repeat-containing protein, whose protein sequence is MKRLLCAVALAAVSAAALVPTQAMAQVGVNIIIGTPPPPPRYEVMPPPRVGYMWAPGYWNWDGRRHVWAGGHWERSRNGYMYNRPEWRQGRNGWELRRGGWQRGDHRGGYDGRRDHHRGDGRRGYDHRDNDRYHR, encoded by the coding sequence ATGAAACGTTTGCTCTGCGCAGTTGCCCTCGCCGCCGTCAGCGCCGCCGCCTTAGTGCCGACCCAGGCCATGGCGCAAGTCGGCGTCAACATCATCATCGGCACGCCGCCACCGCCGCCAAGATACGAAGTGATGCCGCCGCCGCGCGTTGGCTACATGTGGGCGCCCGGATACTGGAACTGGGATGGCCGCCGCCATGTCTGGGCTGGCGGGCACTGGGAAAGGTCGCGCAACGGCTATATGTATAACCGGCCGGAATGGCGCCAGGGACGAAACGGCTGGGAACTCCGCCGCGGCGGCTGGCAGCGCGGCGACCATCGCGGCGGATATGACGGCAGGCGCGACCATCACCGCGGCGACGGTCGCCGTGGCTATGACCACCGCGACAACGACCGCTATCATCGCTAA
- a CDS encoding TetR/AcrR family transcriptional regulator: MQDFRGQMILKAIQLLPTHGYAGITLMHVARACKAPRGSLYHYFPGGKDDLMAAVLEAAKEYSLGTFITSCSRAPELQDYIADMGRALSAALSKSGFELGCPVAAIAMSTAKTHVLNQACKAIYADWRLALQARLQAYGLPSREAAVTSLNILNAFQGALLHARMAASCEPIEQAALLLQRDIQQRGH; encoded by the coding sequence ATGCAGGATTTTCGCGGACAGATGATTTTGAAAGCCATCCAGCTTTTGCCGACGCATGGTTACGCTGGCATCACGCTGATGCATGTCGCCCGCGCCTGCAAGGCTCCCAGAGGATCGCTTTATCATTATTTCCCCGGCGGCAAGGATGACTTGATGGCGGCAGTGCTGGAGGCGGCCAAGGAATACAGCCTGGGCACTTTCATAACTTCCTGCTCGCGCGCGCCGGAACTGCAGGATTACATCGCTGACATGGGCAGGGCCTTGTCGGCCGCGCTCAGCAAATCCGGCTTCGAGCTCGGCTGTCCGGTGGCGGCGATTGCGATGTCGACTGCAAAGACCCATGTCCTGAATCAGGCATGCAAGGCCATTTACGCCGACTGGCGCCTGGCGCTGCAAGCAAGGCTGCAGGCTTACGGCTTGCCGTCCCGCGAGGCGGCTGTGACGAGCCTGAACATCCTGAATGCCTTCCAGGGAGCGCTGCTGCATGCCCGCATGGCGGCCTCCTGCGAGCCGATCGAACAGGCTGCGCTGCTGCTGCAGCGGGATATCCAGCAGCGTGGCCATTAA
- a CDS encoding thioesterase family protein yields the protein MNLFLRLFYVLLSSFFRPRLTVGKTVSEISMLTMPNDLDINLHVNNGRYLTLCDLSRVDVFIRTGLARVMIKQGWMPIIAEHTMTYRKSLGMFKKFKATLEITHWDEKYFFMTHRFSVNGTIIADGTSKGVVKGKQGVVPPDAVIAAVLAANGGAVLR from the coding sequence ATGAACCTGTTTCTGCGTCTTTTTTATGTGCTGCTCTCGTCTTTCTTTCGTCCGCGGCTCACGGTAGGCAAGACCGTCAGCGAAATCAGCATGCTGACCATGCCCAACGATCTCGACATCAACCTGCACGTCAACAACGGCCGTTATCTCACCTTGTGCGACTTGAGCCGGGTCGATGTATTTATCCGCACCGGGCTGGCGCGGGTCATGATCAAGCAGGGATGGATGCCCATCATCGCCGAGCACACGATGACTTACCGCAAGTCGCTGGGCATGTTCAAGAAATTCAAGGCGACGCTGGAAATCACGCACTGGGACGAAAAATATTTTTTCATGACGCACCGTTTTTCCGTGAATGGCACGATCATTGCCGACGGCACTTCCAAAGGCGTGGTGAAAGGCAAGCAGGGCGTGGTCCCGCCTGACGCGGTGATCGCTGCGGTGCTCGCTGCAAATGGCGGCGCCGTGCTTCGATGA
- a CDS encoding VOC family protein, which produces MLQTSIDHLVITAASLADGVEYVRRALGVTLETGGEHPRMGTHNCLLKLGDEIFLEVIAVNPDAPRPVRPRWFQLDELAADCPPQLATWLARTGDIHAAIAASPVDAGVIEPMTRGRLNWLISIAADGKLPLHGIAPSFIEWQAATHPARKLQDLGCSLIRLEAFHAEAEQVDRMLACVGFQGAFSATAIAASEQPYLVAHIQTPAGLRQLGGPAAYAAK; this is translated from the coding sequence ATGCTGCAGACTTCCATCGATCACCTGGTCATTACTGCGGCGTCCCTGGCGGACGGCGTGGAGTATGTGCGGCGCGCGCTGGGCGTGACGCTCGAAACGGGCGGCGAACACCCGCGCATGGGAACCCACAATTGCCTGCTGAAACTCGGCGACGAGATTTTCCTCGAAGTGATCGCGGTAAACCCGGATGCACCGCGTCCTGTCCGCCCGCGCTGGTTCCAGCTCGACGAACTGGCTGCCGATTGCCCGCCGCAGCTGGCGACATGGCTGGCGCGGACCGGCGACATCCATGCTGCAATCGCAGCCTCGCCGGTCGATGCCGGCGTGATCGAGCCCATGACGCGCGGCCGGCTGAACTGGCTGATCAGCATTGCAGCGGATGGCAAGCTGCCTCTGCACGGCATCGCACCGTCATTCATCGAATGGCAGGCCGCAACCCATCCGGCCCGCAAGCTGCAGGACCTGGGTTGCTCGCTGATTCGCCTGGAAGCGTTCCATGCCGAAGCAGAGCAAGTCGACCGCATGCTGGCATGCGTCGGTTTTCAAGGCGCATTTTCGGCAACCGCCATCGCCGCAAGCGAACAGCCTTACCTGGTCGCGCATATCCAGACCCCTGCCGGGCTACGCCAGCTTGGCGGGCCGGCAGCTTACGCCGCCAAATAA
- a CDS encoding efflux RND transporter periplasmic adaptor subunit — protein sequence MNKNIFRRKPLMALVVVVLIAGRLAFVVFDSKASAGAADTASTVNFTKQGERIAIPEHSPLRQRLAVQAVAALDASHVLELPAQVEADPARTINILPPVAGKVLELKVGLGDRVRKGQLLLVMASGDFAQASAELQKTRDALQLAKRALERQRGVQQAGAGAAKDLEQAESAYAQAQAEFASADTRLKSISAAGSSGQRLNLAAPDAGSITELAVGAGQSANDTNAALMTIANLENVWITANVPENMLSSIRKGQAASISLPAYPGEQFHGKVSFISDVLQADTRRALVRISVPNADGRFKPNMFANVSFAVAQTAAPAVPPSALLMNNENTTVFVEVAPWTFVRRTIETGNQEDGSIRIQSGLQVGERVVTKGGVLLND from the coding sequence ATGAACAAGAATATTTTCCGGCGCAAACCCCTGATGGCCCTCGTCGTCGTCGTCCTGATTGCCGGCAGGCTTGCCTTCGTCGTATTCGACAGCAAGGCGTCCGCCGGCGCTGCCGACACGGCATCGACCGTGAACTTCACCAAGCAAGGCGAGCGCATCGCCATTCCGGAACATTCGCCGCTGCGGCAGCGCCTTGCAGTGCAGGCGGTGGCGGCGCTGGATGCTTCACATGTTCTGGAGCTGCCAGCGCAGGTGGAGGCGGATCCTGCCCGCACCATCAATATCCTGCCGCCGGTGGCCGGCAAGGTGCTGGAATTGAAGGTAGGCCTTGGCGACCGCGTGCGCAAGGGCCAGCTGCTGCTGGTGATGGCTTCCGGCGATTTCGCCCAGGCTAGCGCCGAGCTGCAAAAAACCCGCGACGCCCTGCAACTGGCTAAACGCGCGCTGGAGCGGCAACGCGGCGTGCAGCAGGCCGGCGCCGGCGCCGCCAAAGACCTGGAACAAGCTGAAAGCGCTTATGCCCAGGCCCAGGCCGAATTCGCCAGCGCCGATACGCGTCTCAAGTCGATCAGCGCCGCCGGCAGCAGCGGCCAGCGCCTGAACCTGGCCGCACCGGATGCCGGCAGCATCACCGAACTGGCGGTCGGCGCCGGGCAATCGGCCAACGATACGAACGCGGCCCTGATGACGATCGCCAACCTGGAAAACGTCTGGATCACCGCCAACGTGCCGGAAAACATGCTGTCGTCGATCAGGAAAGGGCAGGCGGCCAGCATCAGCCTGCCGGCATACCCTGGCGAGCAGTTCCACGGCAAGGTGTCGTTCATCAGCGACGTGCTGCAGGCCGATACGCGCCGGGCGCTGGTGCGCATCAGCGTGCCCAATGCCGATGGCAGGTTCAAGCCCAACATGTTCGCCAATGTTTCTTTTGCCGTGGCACAGACGGCAGCCCCTGCGGTGCCGCCGTCGGCGCTGCTGATGAATAACGAAAACACGACCGTGTTCGTCGAAGTCGCGCCCTGGACATTCGTCCGCCGCACCATAGAAACCGGCAACCAGGAAGACGGCAGCATACGCATCCAGAGCGGCTTGCAGGTTGGCGAACGGGTTGTCACCAAGGGCGGAGTGCTGCTCAATGATTAA
- a CDS encoding efflux RND transporter permease subunit produces the protein MINNIVRYCLQKRYAVILVTLMVTLFGYYSWTRMAVEAYPELSDITAQVTTQAPGLAAEEIEQQITIPLERELSGTPGLVHMRSSSTFGLSLITLTFKDGAEDYWQRQRVSERMAQAKLPAGITPGLDSVTSPAGEIYRYTLESDSKNLMELSEIQRWIVIPELQQVPGIAEVGNFGGLTMEYQLEVDQKQLERFGVSLSDVTTAIGANNANAGGSRITRGEQSYVVRGIGLMRSLTDLGNVVVKQTGGVPVLVRDLGKLQYSHQERQGILGKDNNPDTIQGVVKLLKYANASEVIKGVHAKVDQLQTRLAAMDVKLVPYIDRNDLIQMTIHKVGRTVMEGIGLVCIVLILFLGSPRSALVAAVTIPLALVAVFIMMYLTKMPANLFSLGALDFGIIVDGAIVVTEAILRRREARPDVELSETDVRDATTEVIRPIFFATLIIIVAYLPLFAFERAEGKLLSPMAFTVAYALIGALLCSIVLVPGLAYMALRKPRRIFHNKPLEWLGAAYRKTLGRLLRHPLVSYGIGAAALAGVIILGAATGREFMPNLDEGTLWLQVQMPSGLSLEQGSEMASELRRTLLEFPEVSYAVTQLGRSDDGTDPWTPSHMEVPVGLKPYSTWASGETKEQFVRRLNARLAQLPGFSIGISQPISDGVNDAVGGAHSPLVIRVYGDDFKELRRIGNQIVEVLHGVPGSADVAIFQEPPVPQVAIDIDRAAAARLGINVADIADLIQTGIGGAPVTQLYVADRVHDVTVRFPKGSRNSPEALGQLLLTAADGARIPLAQVAHIRSTTGESTIAHENTHRQLTVRLDYADRDLQSYYKDAQAQVAQKVHFDKTRYRLEWAGQFENQERAQARLVLVFGLVLGLMAVILYAGFGKLRQALLILGVVPLAALGGLIALRVTNGTINVATGVGFIALFGVAVQNGIIMVSNINRVRRQGLALLEAVLAGASERFRPVLMTATVASVGMLPAALATGVGTDVQRGLATVVVGGLVVATMLTLFILPAFYYTLESWIEKRRGVSKELDGR, from the coding sequence ATGATTAACAACATCGTGCGTTACTGCCTGCAGAAGCGTTATGCCGTCATCCTGGTGACCCTGATGGTGACGTTGTTCGGCTACTACTCGTGGACCCGGATGGCGGTCGAGGCTTATCCCGAGCTGTCCGATATCACCGCCCAGGTGACAACCCAGGCGCCAGGGCTGGCTGCCGAGGAAATCGAACAGCAGATCACCATCCCGCTGGAGCGCGAACTGAGCGGCACGCCAGGCCTGGTGCACATGCGTTCGTCCAGCACTTTCGGCTTGTCGCTGATTACCCTGACATTCAAGGATGGCGCAGAAGATTACTGGCAGCGCCAGCGCGTCAGCGAGCGCATGGCGCAGGCGAAACTGCCGGCCGGCATTACGCCAGGCCTGGATTCGGTGACCAGCCCCGCCGGCGAGATCTATCGCTATACGCTGGAGTCAGACAGCAAGAACCTGATGGAGCTGTCCGAAATCCAGCGCTGGATCGTGATCCCTGAGCTGCAGCAGGTGCCGGGCATCGCCGAAGTCGGCAACTTCGGCGGCCTGACCATGGAGTACCAGCTGGAAGTCGACCAGAAGCAACTGGAGCGTTTTGGGGTTTCGCTGTCGGATGTGACGACCGCCATCGGCGCCAACAACGCCAACGCCGGCGGCAGCCGCATCACGCGCGGCGAACAGAGTTACGTGGTGCGCGGCATCGGCCTGATGCGCAGCCTGACCGACCTCGGCAACGTCGTGGTCAAACAGACTGGCGGCGTACCGGTGCTGGTGCGCGACCTCGGCAAGCTGCAGTACAGCCACCAGGAAAGGCAGGGCATCCTCGGCAAGGACAATAATCCCGATACCATCCAGGGCGTGGTCAAGCTGCTGAAATATGCAAACGCCTCGGAGGTCATCAAGGGTGTGCACGCCAAGGTAGATCAGCTGCAAACGCGGCTGGCGGCGATGGATGTCAAGCTGGTGCCGTACATCGACCGGAACGACCTGATCCAGATGACCATACACAAGGTCGGGCGTACCGTGATGGAAGGCATCGGCCTGGTGTGCATCGTGCTGATCCTGTTTCTCGGCAGCCCGCGCAGCGCGCTGGTGGCCGCGGTCACGATTCCGCTGGCGCTGGTGGCGGTGTTCATCATGATGTACCTGACCAAGATGCCAGCCAACCTGTTTTCCCTGGGGGCGCTCGATTTCGGCATCATTGTCGATGGCGCGATTGTGGTCACGGAGGCGATACTGCGCCGGCGTGAAGCCCGGCCCGACGTCGAGCTGAGCGAGACCGACGTGCGCGACGCCACCACCGAAGTGATCCGTCCGATCTTCTTCGCGACCCTGATCATCATCGTCGCCTACCTGCCGCTGTTCGCTTTTGAGCGCGCCGAAGGCAAGCTGCTGTCGCCCATGGCTTTCACCGTGGCGTATGCATTGATCGGGGCGCTGTTGTGCAGCATCGTGCTGGTGCCCGGCCTGGCTTACATGGCGTTGCGCAAGCCGCGCCGGATTTTCCATAACAAGCCGCTTGAATGGCTGGGCGCCGCTTACCGGAAAACCCTGGGCCGCCTGCTGCGGCATCCGCTGGTTTCCTATGGCATCGGCGCCGCGGCGCTGGCCGGGGTGATCATACTGGGCGCTGCTACCGGCCGCGAATTCATGCCGAACCTGGACGAGGGTACCTTGTGGCTGCAGGTGCAGATGCCGTCCGGCCTGTCGCTGGAGCAGGGCAGCGAGATGGCCAGCGAATTGCGCCGCACTTTGCTGGAGTTTCCGGAAGTGTCATATGCGGTGACCCAGCTCGGCCGCAGCGACGACGGCACCGATCCCTGGACGCCCTCGCACATGGAAGTGCCGGTCGGTCTGAAACCCTACAGCACCTGGGCCAGCGGCGAAACCAAGGAACAGTTCGTGCGCCGGCTCAATGCGCGCCTGGCGCAACTGCCTGGCTTTTCCATCGGCATCAGCCAGCCGATCAGCGACGGCGTCAACGATGCAGTGGGCGGCGCCCACAGTCCCTTGGTGATTCGGGTCTATGGCGACGATTTCAAGGAGCTGCGCCGCATCGGCAACCAGATCGTCGAGGTGCTGCATGGCGTGCCGGGATCCGCTGACGTGGCGATATTCCAGGAGCCGCCGGTGCCGCAGGTGGCGATCGACATCGATCGCGCTGCCGCCGCCCGCCTGGGCATCAACGTGGCCGATATCGCCGACCTGATCCAGACCGGCATCGGCGGTGCGCCGGTGACCCAGCTGTATGTGGCGGACCGGGTGCATGACGTTACGGTGCGGTTCCCCAAGGGCAGCCGCAACAGTCCGGAGGCGCTGGGCCAGCTGCTGCTGACTGCCGCCGACGGCGCGCGGATTCCCCTGGCGCAGGTGGCGCATATCCGCAGCACCACCGGCGAGAGCACGATCGCCCATGAAAACACGCATCGCCAGCTCACTGTGCGGCTGGACTACGCCGACCGTGACCTGCAATCGTATTACAAGGATGCGCAGGCACAGGTGGCGCAGAAGGTCCATTTCGATAAAACCAGATACCGGCTCGAATGGGCCGGGCAGTTCGAGAACCAGGAACGGGCGCAAGCGCGCCTGGTGCTGGTGTTCGGCCTGGTGTTGGGCCTGATGGCGGTCATCTTGTATGCGGGTTTCGGCAAGCTGCGGCAGGCATTGCTGATCCTGGGAGTGGTGCCGCTGGCGGCGCTGGGAGGCTTGATTGCATTGCGGGTCACCAATGGCACCATCAACGTTGCGACCGGAGTCGGCTTCATCGCGCTGTTTGGCGTCGCGGTGCAGAACGGCATCATCATGGTCTCCAATATCAACCGCGTCCGGCGCCAGGGACTGGCCTTGCTGGAGGCAGTGCTGGCAGGCGCCAGCGAACGGTTCCGGCCGGTGCTGATGACCGCCACCGTGGCATCGGTAGGCATGCTGCCGGCGGCGCTGGCGACCGGCGTCGGCACCGATGTCCAGCGCGGCCTGGCGACGGTGGTGGTGGGCGGCCTGGTGGTCGCCACCATGCTGACCTTGTTCATCCTGCCGGCGTTTTATTACACGCTGGAGAGCTGGATCGAGAAACGTCGCGGCGTAAGCAAAGAACTTGACGGCCGCTAA